The following are encoded together in the Mycolicibacterium arabiense genome:
- a CDS encoding pullulanase, with protein sequence MEYCLGDGFGAAAMSTGEPTLDVDGDGVLDAIGLDFDGDGRLDDALADLDGDGFADHAVLDLDDDGHGEARFTDDGSGTWAVSVDRGAQLRWFGLDGAESVGGPLVDFDGDGQVDDRLLDGDHNGLADRALAAEDAYVDADGDGRWDVKLSDADGDGAADAGAKL encoded by the coding sequence GTGGAGTACTGCCTGGGGGACGGGTTCGGTGCGGCGGCGATGTCGACGGGTGAGCCGACGCTCGACGTCGACGGCGACGGGGTGTTGGACGCGATCGGTCTCGACTTCGACGGCGATGGCCGCCTCGACGACGCGCTGGCCGATTTGGACGGCGACGGGTTCGCCGATCACGCGGTGCTCGACCTGGACGACGACGGCCACGGCGAGGCCCGGTTCACCGACGACGGGTCGGGCACGTGGGCGGTGAGCGTCGACCGGGGTGCTCAGCTGCGCTGGTTCGGCCTCGATGGTGCCGAGTCGGTCGGTGGTCCGCTCGTCGACTTCGACGGTGACGGACAGGTCGACGACCGCCTGCTCGACGGCGACCACAACGGTCTGGCCGACCGCGCGCTGGCCGCCGAGGACGCCTACGTCGACGCCGACGGTGACGGCCGCTGGGACGTCAAGTTGTCCGATGCCGACGGTGACGGTGCGGCCGACGCGGGCGCGAAGCTCTAA
- the murJ gene encoding murein biosynthesis integral membrane protein MurJ, with product MTTPRRPPPAPPRQRIPRGPAPRRRAGQVAGPQFRKELSDSAVVSRSWGMAFATLISRITGFIRIVLLAAILGAALSSAFSVANQLPNLVAALVLEATFTAIFVPVLARAERDDADGGTAFVRRLVTLATALLLVATIASVAAAPLLVRLMLGSETLVNEPLTTAFAYLLLPQVIFYGLTSVFMAILNTRNVFGPPAWAPVINNLVAIATLGVYVLVPGEMSLDPVEMGNAKLLVLGIGTTLGVVAQAAVLLLAIRRERISLRPLWGIDDRLKQFGTMAAAMVLYVLISQVGLIVGNQIAGSAAASGPAIYNYAWLILQLPFGMIGVTVLTVVMPRLSRNAAANDTPAVLGDLSLATRLTMVTLIPIVAFMTVGGPAIGSALFSYGNFGETDAGYLGMAITLSAFTLIPYALVLLQLRVFYARQQPWTPIALILVITAVKIVASFAAPHLTDDPQLVAGYLGLANGLGFLAGATVGHLVLRANLRPPDGRLIGLPVLRTILVAIAASLGAGLIAHVVDQLLGLESLTTNSGAGGSVLRLLVLGLIMVPIIAAVLLAAKVPEAQSALAFVKRRLGASSPVPATPPMPPVRPRPSSAVPYSEHRNSHPLPPRQYGPVRRVAPPAGVAGGRPWRGPAVTNDPAGGPATGADSGATKRIPRPSADDFEPDVPTEVSQPPSGRPPADYGGDPTREALSFGMLNEPPIEAATDDDVHLIPGATIAGGRYRLLVFHGGPPHLQFWHALDTALDRQVALTFVDPDATLPDDELQEILSRTLKLSRLNMPGVARVLDVANTGSGGLVVAEWIRGGSLAEVAETAPSAIGGARAIQSLAAAAEAAHREGVALSIDHPGRVRVSIDGDVALAFPATMPDAEPEDDIRGIGASLYALLVDRWPLPETGANSGMAQAEVDASGQPVEPRAVDREIPFQISAAAARAVQENGGIRTAGTLLNLLQQATAVADRTELITPVDDPAANGGSGKAPLAAADPESQRRRRKGMIIGIAVGAVILVIVLVGLAIGLRGLFGDVGGPLDRNELGLNAPTSETDTPATGVVRPVRATVFSPGGEADNPSDAGLAIDGNPATGWPTDTYSDPAPFPGFKSGVGLVLQLPQPTTLASVTVNLNSTGTAIQIRSAQSATPASLEETTEMTPPTPMKTGSNTIPISNAAPTSYVLVWITTLGTVDGRSESTLSDITLTAAG from the coding sequence GTGACGACACCTCGGCGGCCACCACCGGCGCCGCCACGTCAGCGGATTCCCCGCGGGCCAGCACCACGCCGCCGCGCAGGCCAGGTCGCGGGCCCCCAGTTCCGCAAGGAACTCTCCGACTCCGCGGTCGTGTCCCGGTCGTGGGGCATGGCATTCGCGACGCTGATCAGTCGGATCACCGGCTTCATCCGCATCGTGCTGCTCGCGGCGATCCTCGGCGCCGCGCTCTCGAGCGCGTTCTCGGTGGCCAATCAGCTGCCGAACCTCGTTGCCGCACTGGTACTCGAGGCGACGTTCACCGCGATCTTCGTTCCCGTGCTGGCGCGTGCCGAACGCGACGACGCCGACGGCGGAACGGCTTTCGTGCGACGGCTGGTCACTCTCGCCACCGCGCTGCTGCTGGTGGCGACGATCGCCTCGGTCGCCGCGGCACCGCTGCTGGTGCGCCTCATGCTCGGCTCCGAGACGCTGGTGAACGAGCCACTGACCACGGCGTTTGCGTACCTGCTTCTACCCCAGGTGATCTTCTACGGCTTGACGTCTGTGTTCATGGCAATCCTGAACACCCGCAACGTGTTCGGGCCACCGGCGTGGGCACCGGTGATCAACAACCTGGTCGCGATCGCCACGCTCGGCGTCTACGTCCTGGTCCCCGGCGAAATGTCACTCGACCCGGTCGAGATGGGCAACGCCAAGCTGCTGGTCCTCGGCATCGGCACCACGCTCGGGGTGGTCGCTCAGGCGGCGGTGCTGCTGCTGGCGATCCGGCGCGAACGCATCAGCCTGCGGCCGCTGTGGGGCATCGACGACCGGCTCAAGCAGTTCGGCACCATGGCCGCGGCGATGGTGCTCTACGTGCTGATCAGCCAGGTCGGCCTGATCGTGGGCAACCAGATCGCAGGCAGCGCAGCGGCTTCGGGCCCGGCGATCTACAACTACGCGTGGCTGATCCTGCAGCTGCCGTTCGGCATGATCGGCGTCACGGTGCTCACCGTGGTCATGCCACGGCTGTCGCGCAATGCCGCGGCCAACGACACGCCCGCGGTGCTGGGCGACCTGTCGCTGGCCACGCGACTCACGATGGTCACGCTGATCCCGATCGTCGCGTTCATGACCGTCGGCGGCCCCGCCATCGGCAGCGCACTGTTCTCCTACGGCAACTTCGGCGAGACCGACGCCGGCTACCTGGGCATGGCAATCACGCTGTCGGCCTTCACGCTGATCCCGTATGCCCTGGTGCTGCTGCAACTCCGGGTGTTCTACGCACGCCAGCAGCCGTGGACGCCGATCGCGCTGATCCTCGTCATCACCGCGGTCAAGATCGTGGCCTCGTTCGCCGCACCCCATCTCACCGACGACCCCCAACTCGTCGCCGGATACCTCGGCCTCGCCAACGGCCTCGGCTTCCTCGCCGGCGCGACGGTCGGACACCTGGTGCTGCGCGCCAACCTTCGCCCGCCCGACGGCAGGCTGATCGGGCTGCCGGTGCTGCGGACGATCCTCGTCGCGATCGCCGCGTCGCTCGGCGCGGGTCTGATCGCACACGTCGTGGACCAATTGCTCGGCCTCGAGTCGCTCACCACGAACAGCGGTGCGGGCGGCTCGGTGCTGCGGCTGCTGGTGCTTGGGTTGATCATGGTGCCGATCATCGCGGCGGTGCTGCTCGCGGCGAAGGTGCCCGAGGCGCAGTCGGCATTGGCCTTCGTGAAGCGGCGCCTCGGAGCTAGCTCGCCGGTGCCCGCGACGCCGCCGATGCCCCCCGTCCGACCGCGTCCGAGCAGCGCAGTCCCGTACTCTGAGCACAGGAATTCGCACCCGTTACCACCGCGTCAATATGGGCCGGTCAGACGGGTAGCGCCTCCGGCAGGGGTTGCCGGAGGAAGGCCGTGGAGAGGACCAGCGGTGACGAACGACCCCGCAGGCGGACCCGCGACCGGCGCCGACAGCGGCGCGACCAAACGCATTCCGCGCCCGTCGGCCGACGACTTCGAGCCCGACGTGCCCACCGAGGTGAGCCAGCCGCCCTCGGGTAGGCCGCCCGCCGACTACGGCGGCGACCCGACCCGTGAGGCACTGTCCTTCGGCATGCTCAACGAGCCGCCGATCGAGGCGGCCACCGACGACGACGTCCACCTCATCCCGGGCGCCACGATCGCGGGCGGGCGCTACCGGCTGCTGGTGTTCCACGGCGGACCGCCGCACCTGCAGTTCTGGCATGCCCTCGACACGGCGCTCGACCGCCAGGTGGCGCTCACGTTCGTCGACCCGGATGCCACACTGCCCGACGACGAGCTGCAGGAGATCCTGTCCCGCACGCTGAAGCTCAGCAGGCTGAACATGCCCGGCGTGGCACGCGTGCTCGACGTCGCCAACACCGGTTCGGGCGGGCTGGTCGTCGCCGAGTGGATCCGCGGCGGCTCGCTGGCCGAGGTCGCCGAGACCGCACCGTCGGCGATCGGCGGCGCCCGTGCGATCCAGTCCCTCGCGGCGGCAGCCGAGGCAGCCCACCGCGAGGGCGTCGCACTCTCGATCGACCATCCCGGACGCGTCCGGGTCAGCATCGACGGTGACGTGGCGCTGGCCTTCCCCGCGACCATGCCCGACGCCGAGCCCGAGGACGACATCCGCGGCATCGGCGCCTCGCTGTACGCCCTGCTCGTCGACCGCTGGCCCCTGCCGGAAACCGGTGCCAACAGCGGCATGGCCCAGGCCGAGGTGGACGCCTCCGGGCAGCCCGTCGAGCCGCGCGCCGTCGACCGCGAGATCCCGTTCCAGATCTCCGCGGCCGCCGCACGGGCCGTACAGGAGAACGGCGGCATCCGCACCGCGGGCACGCTGCTCAACCTCCTGCAGCAGGCCACTGCCGTCGCCGACCGCACCGAGTTGATCACGCCCGTCGACGATCCCGCCGCCAACGGGGGCAGCGGCAAGGCCCCGCTGGCCGCGGCTGATCCCGAGAGTCAGCGCCGCAGGCGCAAGGGCATGATCATCGGCATCGCCGTCGGCGCCGTCATCCTGGTCATCGTGCTGGTCGGCCTCGCGATCGGTCTGCGCGGCCTGTTCGGTGACGTGGGCGGCCCGCTCGACAGGAATGAACTAGGCCTCAACGCCCCCACCAGCGAGACCGACACACCCGCCACCGGAGTCGTGAGACCCGTTCGCGCAACGGTGTTCTCACCGGGCGGCGAAGCGGACAACCCGAGTGACGCCGGCCTCGCCATCGACGGGAATCCCGCCACCGGATGGCCGACCGACACCTACAGCGATCCCGCACCGTTCCCGGGCTTCAAGAGCGGCGTGGGCCTGGTGCTGCAGCTGCCGCAGCCCACGACGCTCGCGTCGGTGACGGTGAACCTCAACAGCACCGGCACGGCGATCCAGATCCGTTCGGCCCAGTCCGCGACGCCCGCCTCGCTCGAGGAAACCACCGAGATGACGCCGCCGACGCCGATGAAGACCGGCTCGAACACGATCCCGATCAGCAACGCCGCCCCCACCTCCTACGTGCTGGTGTGGATCACGACGCTCGGCACCGTGGACGGCAGGAGCGAGTCCACGCTGTCGGACATCACGCTCACCGCCGCGGGCTGA
- a CDS encoding MFS transporter produces the protein MADPRGHAAVLQVLRSLPEFRRLLELRVVSQFGDGLFQAAMAGALLFNPERAAEPWAIAGAFAVLFLPYSLLGPFAGALLDRWDRRLVLVGANAVRLVLMLGVATLLAFGAGDVPILCGALIVNGFTRFVSSGLSAALPHVVPRAEVVSMNSVATAGGAVAAFAGANFMLLPRWLFGAGDTGASVIIFTAALPVALALVLSIRFGPHVLGPDKTRRAVHGSVAYVVATGWGYGLSTVAKVPTVAATLAGLASHRIAFGINTLLVLLLVRHGDSHNVAGLGTVVLFVAASGIGSFLATLLTPAVVHRFGRYRTANGALAIAAVVQLCGAGLQLPVMTVCGFLLGALGQVVKLCADTAMQIDVDDALRGHVFTVQDSVFWVSFIAAIAGAAAVIPADGDSPALACAGAVVYLVGLAAHAITARGHRSAGLG, from the coding sequence GTGGCAGACCCGCGTGGGCACGCAGCAGTCCTGCAGGTGCTGCGGTCACTACCGGAGTTCAGGCGTCTGCTCGAACTGCGCGTCGTCAGCCAATTCGGCGACGGACTGTTCCAGGCCGCGATGGCAGGGGCGCTGCTGTTCAACCCCGAGCGTGCCGCCGAGCCGTGGGCCATCGCCGGCGCCTTCGCGGTGCTGTTCCTGCCGTACTCCCTGCTCGGCCCCTTCGCCGGCGCGCTGCTCGACCGCTGGGACCGCCGCCTGGTCCTCGTCGGCGCCAACGCGGTGCGACTCGTCCTAATGCTCGGCGTCGCGACGCTGCTGGCGTTCGGCGCAGGCGACGTGCCGATCCTGTGCGGCGCGCTGATCGTCAACGGGTTCACCCGGTTCGTGTCGTCGGGCCTGTCGGCGGCGCTGCCCCACGTCGTGCCACGGGCCGAGGTGGTGTCGATGAACTCCGTCGCCACCGCGGGCGGCGCCGTGGCCGCATTCGCAGGCGCGAACTTCATGCTGCTGCCGCGCTGGCTGTTCGGCGCAGGCGATACCGGCGCCTCGGTCATCATCTTCACCGCGGCACTGCCGGTGGCTCTTGCGCTGGTCCTGTCGATCCGGTTCGGGCCGCACGTGCTCGGCCCCGACAAGACCCGCCGCGCGGTCCACGGCTCCGTCGCGTACGTGGTCGCGACCGGGTGGGGCTATGGGCTGAGCACTGTCGCGAAGGTGCCGACCGTGGCGGCCACCCTCGCCGGCCTCGCGTCGCACCGCATCGCGTTTGGGATCAACACCCTGCTGGTGCTCCTGCTGGTGCGCCACGGCGACAGCCACAACGTCGCGGGGCTGGGCACCGTGGTGCTGTTCGTCGCCGCATCCGGCATCGGTTCGTTCCTCGCCACGCTGCTGACGCCGGCGGTCGTCCACCGCTTCGGGCGCTACCGCACGGCGAACGGTGCACTGGCGATCGCCGCCGTCGTGCAACTGTGTGGGGCCGGGCTGCAGCTTCCGGTGATGACGGTGTGCGGCTTCCTGCTCGGCGCGCTGGGCCAGGTGGTCAAGCTCTGTGCGGACACGGCGATGCAGATCGACGTCGACGATGCGCTGCGCGGCCACGTGTTCACCGTGCAGGACTCGGTGTTCTGGGTGTCGTTCATCGCCGCGATCGCTGGTGCGGCTGCCGTGATCCCAGCCGACGGGGACTCCCCCGCGCTCGCCTGCGCCGGCGCCGTCGTCTACCTCGTCGGTCTGGCCGCGCACGCGATCACCGCGCGGGGGCATCGCTCGGCCGGTCTAGGGTGA
- a CDS encoding YqgE/AlgH family protein: MAQSDDPEDYLAPASHRVRAGTLLLANTDLLEPTFRRSVIYVVEHNDGGTLGVVLNRPSETAVYNVLPQWTKLATKPKTMFVGGPVKRDAALCLATVRVGVDASEVPGLRHVQGRIAMVDLDADPDDIAPAIEGVRIYAGYSGWTIGQLEGEIERDDWIVLSALPSDVLVEPKVDLWSRVLRRQPMPLSMLATHPIDVSRN; the protein is encoded by the coding sequence GTGGCGCAGTCAGACGATCCGGAGGATTACCTCGCCCCCGCATCGCATCGGGTCCGCGCGGGGACGCTTCTGCTCGCCAACACCGATCTCCTCGAGCCCACGTTCCGGCGCAGCGTGATCTACGTCGTCGAGCACAACGACGGCGGCACGCTGGGCGTGGTGTTGAACCGGCCGAGCGAGACGGCGGTGTACAACGTGCTGCCCCAGTGGACGAAGCTCGCGACCAAGCCGAAGACGATGTTCGTCGGCGGCCCGGTGAAGCGCGACGCGGCGCTGTGCCTGGCCACCGTGCGCGTGGGCGTCGACGCCTCCGAGGTACCGGGGCTGCGGCACGTGCAGGGCCGCATCGCCATGGTCGACCTCGACGCCGACCCCGACGACATCGCTCCGGCCATCGAGGGCGTGCGGATCTACGCGGGCTACTCGGGGTGGACCATCGGTCAGCTCGAGGGCGAGATCGAACGCGACGACTGGATCGTGCTGTCGGCACTTCCGTCGGACGTCCTGGTCGAGCCGAAGGTCGACCTGTGGTCGCGGGTGCTGCGCCGTCAGCCCATGCCGCTGTCGATGCTCGCGACCCATCCGATCGACGTCAGCCGCAATTAA
- a CDS encoding NUDIX hydrolase: MSEGEQAKPRRRRGRRRGRRSAGPPEASAPQPASVVPLPSAVPAANGHRNPQPRRQPDRLRTVHETSAGGLVIDGIDGPKDSQVAALIGRLDRRGRMLWSLPKGHIEMGETAEQTAIREVAEETGIEGSVLAALGSIDYWFVTEGRRVHKTVHHYLMRFLGGELSDEDVEVTEVAWVPLRELPKRLAYADERKLAQVAGELIDKLHTDGPGSLPPLPHTSPRRRPQTHSHTHRRADDSTPPSLGAERREPGDRSSGAERSDRGKMRPGRRANGCGQGT; the protein is encoded by the coding sequence GTGTCGGAGGGCGAACAAGCCAAACCACGACGGCGCCGAGGAAGGCGCCGCGGCCGACGCTCGGCAGGGCCGCCCGAGGCCAGCGCGCCGCAACCCGCTTCCGTAGTCCCCCTCCCCAGCGCCGTACCGGCCGCCAACGGACACCGCAACCCCCAGCCCCGACGCCAGCCGGACCGGCTCCGCACCGTGCACGAGACGTCGGCGGGCGGCCTCGTCATCGACGGGATCGACGGCCCTAAGGACTCACAGGTCGCCGCGCTGATCGGCAGGCTCGACCGGCGCGGCCGCATGCTGTGGTCGCTGCCCAAGGGCCACATCGAGATGGGCGAGACCGCCGAGCAGACCGCGATCCGCGAGGTCGCCGAGGAGACCGGCATCGAGGGCAGCGTGCTCGCCGCGCTGGGCAGCATCGACTACTGGTTCGTCACCGAGGGCCGCCGCGTGCACAAGACCGTGCACCACTACCTCATGCGGTTCCTCGGCGGGGAACTGTCCGACGAAGACGTCGAGGTCACCGAGGTGGCCTGGGTGCCGCTGCGGGAACTGCCCAAGCGGCTCGCCTACGCCGACGAGCGCAAGCTCGCCCAGGTCGCCGGAGAACTCATCGACAAGCTGCACACCGACGGGCCCGGCAGCCTCCCGCCGCTGCCGCACACCTCGCCGCGGCGCAGGCCGCAGACCCACTCCCACACCCACCGTCGTGCCGACGACTCCACTCCCCCGTCCCTCGGGGCGGAGCGCAGAGAGCCCGGGGACCGTTCCTCGGGGGCAGAGCGGAGCGACCGGGGAAAGATGCGACCCGGTCGGCGGGCGAACGGCTGCGGCCAGGGAACATGA
- a CDS encoding TIGR03084 family metal-binding protein, with translation MSDALNSTVADLRAESDELDAIVADLPDGQWRTPTPAAGWTIAHQIAHLLWTDRVAVVSVTDEAGFGDLLTEAATNPTGFVDAGAEELAALPPATLLAEWRATRTRLHDELPRVADGRKLPWFGPPMSATSMATARLMETWAHGLDVADALGVARPATARLKSIAHIGVRTRDFAFSVHGLTPPAEPFHVELSAPDGSTWSWGPGDAAQRVTGSAEHFCMLVTQRRPRAELDVTAVGEDAQQWLTIAQAFAGPPGAGRG, from the coding sequence ATGTCCGACGCCCTGAACAGCACCGTCGCCGACCTGCGCGCGGAGAGCGACGAACTCGACGCGATCGTCGCCGACCTGCCCGACGGGCAGTGGCGCACTCCGACACCGGCAGCCGGCTGGACGATCGCGCACCAGATCGCACACCTGCTGTGGACCGACCGGGTGGCGGTCGTGTCCGTGACCGACGAGGCCGGCTTCGGGGATCTGCTGACCGAGGCCGCCACGAACCCCACCGGGTTCGTCGACGCGGGCGCCGAGGAACTCGCCGCCCTACCGCCGGCCACCCTGCTCGCCGAGTGGCGGGCCACCCGCACCCGGCTGCACGACGAACTCCCCCGGGTCGCCGACGGGCGCAAGCTCCCGTGGTTCGGTCCGCCGATGAGCGCTACGTCGATGGCGACGGCCCGCCTGATGGAGACCTGGGCGCACGGCCTCGACGTCGCCGATGCCCTCGGCGTGGCTCGCCCAGCGACGGCGCGGCTGAAGTCGATCGCCCACATCGGCGTCCGCACCCGCGACTTCGCGTTCTCGGTGCACGGCCTCACCCCGCCCGCGGAACCGTTTCACGTGGAACTGTCCGCACCCGACGGCTCGACGTGGTCGTGGGGTCCCGGCGACGCTGCGCAGCGCGTGACCGGGTCGGCCGAACACTTCTGCATGCTCGTCACGCAGCGCAGGCCTCGCGCCGAACTCGACGTGACGGCCGTCGGCGAGGACGCGCAGCAGTGGCTGACGATCGCGCAGGCGTTCGCGGGCCCGCCTGGGGCCGGGCGGGGTTAG
- a CDS encoding CCA tRNA nucleotidyltransferase, with protein sequence MRSLSRHVTVLSELGTLFADAGHELYLVGGSVRDAVLERDVTDLDFTTDARPDAIQRIVRRWGDGMWDTGIAFGTIGIAKGEYRLEITTFRADSYDQVSRNPTVEFGDRLEDDLIRRDFKVNAMAVRVTPEGVGEFHDPQDGLVDAAARRLDTPSPPEVSFGDDPLRMLRAARFVSQLEFEVAPRVREAMERMAPELGRITAERVAAELDKLLAGADPIAGVDLMVQTGLGAVVLPEIGDMRMAIDEHHQHKDVYQHSLTVLRQAIDLEDPREAPDLVLRWAALLHDIGKPATRRHEPDGGVSFHHHEVVGAKMTRKRLRALKYSKQMVDDVSQLVYLHLRFHGYGDGRWTDSAVRRYVTDAGPLLSRLHKLVRADCTTRNQRRAARLQANYDDLEHRIAELAAKEDLARVRPDLDGNEIMKILDIPAGPLVGQAWTFLKELRLDRGPLEHDEAVHALKKWWNARA encoded by the coding sequence ATGCGCAGCCTCTCACGGCACGTCACCGTCCTCTCCGAGCTGGGCACGTTGTTCGCCGACGCGGGCCACGAGCTGTACCTGGTCGGGGGTAGCGTGCGCGACGCCGTGCTGGAGCGCGACGTCACCGACCTGGACTTCACCACCGATGCTCGGCCCGACGCGATCCAGCGGATCGTGCGGCGGTGGGGCGACGGGATGTGGGACACCGGCATCGCGTTCGGCACCATCGGCATCGCCAAGGGCGAGTACCGGCTGGAGATCACGACGTTCCGGGCCGACAGCTACGACCAGGTGTCGCGCAACCCGACCGTCGAGTTCGGCGACCGGCTCGAAGACGACCTGATTCGCCGCGACTTCAAGGTCAACGCGATGGCGGTGCGAGTGACGCCCGAGGGTGTCGGCGAGTTCCACGATCCGCAGGACGGCCTGGTCGACGCCGCGGCCCGTCGGCTCGATACCCCGTCGCCGCCGGAGGTGTCGTTCGGCGACGATCCGCTGCGGATGCTGCGGGCCGCGCGCTTCGTCTCGCAGTTGGAGTTCGAGGTGGCGCCCCGGGTCCGCGAGGCGATGGAGCGCATGGCCCCCGAACTCGGGCGGATCACCGCCGAGCGGGTGGCTGCCGAACTCGACAAGCTGCTGGCCGGTGCGGACCCGATCGCGGGCGTCGACCTGATGGTGCAGACGGGGCTGGGCGCAGTGGTGCTGCCGGAGATCGGCGACATGCGGATGGCGATCGACGAGCACCATCAGCACAAGGACGTGTATCAGCATTCGCTGACCGTGCTGCGCCAGGCCATCGATCTCGAGGATCCGCGCGAGGCGCCCGACCTGGTGCTGCGGTGGGCGGCGCTGCTGCACGACATCGGCAAGCCGGCGACCCGTCGGCACGAGCCCGACGGCGGCGTGAGCTTCCACCATCACGAGGTCGTGGGCGCGAAGATGACCCGCAAGCGGCTGCGGGCGCTGAAGTACTCGAAGCAGATGGTCGACGACGTGTCGCAGTTGGTCTACCTGCACCTGCGGTTCCACGGGTACGGCGACGGCCGCTGGACCGACTCGGCAGTGCGGCGCTACGTGACCGACGCCGGTCCGCTGCTGTCGCGGCTGCACAAGCTGGTGCGTGCGGACTGCACCACGCGCAACCAGCGGCGGGCGGCGCGGTTGCAGGCGAATTACGACGACCTCGAACACCGGATCGCCGAACTCGCGGCGAAGGAGGACCTCGCCAGGGTCCGGCCCGACCTCGACGGCAACGAGATCATGAAGATCCTCGACATCCCGGCCGGACCGCTCGTCGGTCAGGCGTGGACGTTCCTCAAGGAGCTCCGACTCGACCGCGGCCCGCTCGAGCACGACGAGGCCGTCCACGCGTTGAAGAAGTGGTGGAACGCCAGGGCCTGA
- a CDS encoding LpqN/LpqT family lipoprotein, translating into MFATARRWGLVTGGVAVGVAGVVGFAGTIASAEPSVPLPPLPSPATVTQTVVVQAGTPGLADQRAIAPVAGAVGPGAVPAAGLAAPAIAPVPAVPTIAPATSGTIAEFLRSKNVAMEPQVANGFTALNIVLPMPTGWAHVPDPNVPDAFAVIADRVGGDGLYTSNAALNVYKLIGDFDPKEAISHGFIESQQLPAWRSTDGSMADFGGMPASIIEGTYRQNNMTLNTSRRHVIAQSGPDRYLVTLSVTTSAQVSVAAGDATDAIVNGFRVASAAPPPPPAAPPAPGIPGLPPLPPLPGIPS; encoded by the coding sequence ATGTTCGCCACTGCCCGTCGATGGGGGCTCGTCACAGGAGGTGTCGCCGTGGGTGTCGCCGGCGTCGTCGGCTTCGCCGGCACGATCGCCTCGGCCGAGCCCAGCGTCCCGCTTCCCCCGCTGCCATCGCCTGCGACGGTCACCCAGACCGTCGTCGTTCAGGCAGGCACCCCAGGGCTGGCCGACCAGCGAGCGATCGCTCCTGTCGCAGGCGCCGTGGGCCCCGGCGCCGTGCCCGCCGCGGGGCTTGCCGCCCCCGCCATCGCACCGGTGCCCGCCGTGCCGACCATCGCACCCGCCACGTCGGGCACCATCGCCGAGTTCCTGCGGTCCAAGAACGTCGCCATGGAGCCGCAGGTCGCCAATGGGTTCACCGCACTGAACATCGTGCTGCCCATGCCGACCGGATGGGCTCACGTCCCGGATCCGAACGTGCCGGACGCCTTCGCGGTGATCGCCGACCGCGTCGGCGGCGACGGGCTGTATACCTCCAACGCCGCGCTCAACGTCTACAAGCTGATCGGCGACTTCGACCCGAAGGAAGCGATCAGCCACGGCTTCATCGAGAGCCAGCAGCTGCCGGCATGGCGCTCGACGGACGGTTCGATGGCCGACTTCGGCGGCATGCCGGCATCGATCATCGAGGGCACCTACCGGCAGAACAACATGACGCTCAACACGTCGCGTCGCCACGTCATCGCACAGTCCGGCCCCGACCGCTACCTGGTCACGCTGTCGGTGACGACCAGTGCGCAGGTGTCCGTCGCCGCAGGCGACGCAACCGATGCGATCGTCAATGGCTTCCGGGTGGCCTCGGCCGCACCGCCGCCCCCGCCGGCCGCTCCGCCGGCGCCCGGCATCCCGGGTCTGCCGCCGCTGCCACCGCTGCCGGGCATCCCCAGCTAG